The region CAAGGGCATCGACGTGCTGGTCAACAACGCCGGCTACGGGCTGGTAGCCACCGTGGAGGAGGCGGAGGAAGAGGAGATTATAGAGCAGTTTCAGATCAACCTTTTCGGTCTGCTGCGGGTGACCCGGCAGGTCATCCCGGTGATGCGCCGACGGCAAAGCGGCGTCATCGTCAATATCAGCTCCTTTCTCGGGCGGGTGGGTTTGCCCCTGCTGACCTTTTACAACGCCAGCAAATACGCCGTGGAGGGGGTGACTGATTCCCTGCGTTTGGAGCTGGCGCCCGCGGGGATCCGGGTCCATTCGGTGATGCCGGGCTTTTTCAGCACCCAGTTCGCCCGCAAAAACCTCAAAGTCAACGCCAAGATCCAAAGTGAAACGAGCCCCTACGCTCCCCTCTCCCGACAATTGGCCCCGAGAATCGTCGAAGAGATCAACCACGGCAACGACCCGATGGAAGTGGCACACGCCATCCGCTACCTCATCGAGACCGAGGAAGCCCCCGCACGGGTCGCAGTGGGAGAGATCGCCAAAAAGTTTCTCGCGATGCGTCGGGAGCTCAACGATGCCGAGTATGAACAGCGGGTGCGGGACAGCTATGGATTTTAAGAGAGGTGCACGGTGAGGAGCCTTTTTTTCGGGGCCCAGGAGCGGCGCTGCCTCGTCAGCGACCTCGAAAAAGGCCCAGGAAGGCTCATCCGCCGGTTCGACATCTCCAACGGACTGGTCTGTCTGGAAGCCTCGCTAGAGGGGGAAGAGAATCCGGGCTTTTGCAAAGCGGTCAGCGGGATCGACCGGATGCTGGCCTTTCTCTTTGTCTTCAAAGGCCGGCTCGATCTCCAGGAACGCCGCGAGGCCCGATCGCTCAGTCTCAAGGCAGCAGAGAGTGCCATCGTGCTCAGCTCCCGTCAGGATCTGCTCGTCCAAAGCCCCGCCAAGCACCCGATGCACGCTTTTGCCCTCTTTGTGGGCGACTTCTTCATCCGCCGCTATCTGACGCAGAACCGCCGGGAGCCCATCGACCGCCTCTACACCCGATTGGCCGCCGGCGTCCCCTTTGAGCTGATCCACCGTCGCCCCGTGGATGCGCTTAGCGAATACCTCATCCGCCACATTCGCGCCTCCAGCCGCAAAAGCACGCTGAGCAACATCGCCACGGAACACCGGGCCCTCGAACTGCTGATCCATCAACTGGGGATGATCGAGTGGGAAGATCCCGCCGAGCTCAGCGAAGAGGAGCGGCTCATCACCGACCGGGCCAAGGCTGTGCTCCTGCAGCGCTACACCGAGGCGCTGACCATCCCGGAGCTGGCCCGGCTGGTGCGCAGCAACGACTTCAAACTCAAACGGGCCTTCAAAAAACGTTTCGGCACGACGATCCACAGCTATGTACAAAGCCTGCGCCTCAAAGAGGCCAACCGGCTCCTGCGGGATCGGATGATGAGCGTATCAGAGGTAGCCCGGGCGGTGGGGTATCGCCATCCGGGCCATTTCAGCGCCCTCTTTTTCGAGCGCTTCGGCATCTATCCCGGTGATCTGCTCAAAAATCCCTTTCGTGACGGTGAAAAATCCCGATTGTGACTAAAATGCATTGAACTAACGCTCCTTGCACTCTATAATCGAAGAGAATCCTATCGAGCAAGGAGCGAAAAATGAAAGCTTTGCTGATCTCTTTGGCCATCTTTGCCGGAATCTTTTCCCTCCCCTCCTTTTTCCCGGAAAAACCGCTCAAAGTCCCTTCCGACGAAGTCCTGCGCCAAGAAGCGCTCGAAAGCGGCTATCGCCCCATCCCCAAAACCCGTGCGGGCCTGATGCGGGAGGTCAACGGCACCTACAACCCGATGACCCCCGCCAAGATCGCCCTGGGGAAAAAGCTCTTCTTCGACCCCATCCTCTCCCGAGACCGCACCGTCAGCTGCGCCAGTTGCCACATTCTCGCCGAAGGGGGCGATGATAACCGCCCGGCGGCCATCGGCTATCACGGCCGCATCAACCCCCACCACCTCAACTCTCCCACAGTGCTCAACGCCGCTTTGGAGAAATATGAGTTCTGGGACGGAAGGGTCCACACCGTCGAGGAGCAGGCGGGCGGCCCGATCCAAGCGCCTTTTGAGATGAACCTCACCCCCAAAGAGGCGGTAGCGCGGCTCAAAAAGGATCCCCAATACCGCCAAACCTTTGCCAAGGTTTTCGGCAAAGAGGGGGTCACTTTCCATAATATCCGTATGGCCATCGGAGCCTATGAGCGAACCTTGCTGACCCGAGGCGCCTTCGACGAATTCCTCGAAGGCAACACCGGCGCCCTCTCCCCGGCAGCCAAACGGGGGCTGACCCTCTTTATGCACAAAGGATGCAAAGGGTGCCACAGCGGGATGAGCGTCGGGGGGCAATTCGTCAAACGCTTTCCCCTTCGCGCCTACCTCAGCGATTATCTCGGCTTTGAGTTCACACCCAAATTCCATATGAAAAGCAGTGAATTCCCCTTCGACAATGTCGGAGATTTCCACGGACGGGGCGGCAGGGATTTCTTCCGGGTTCCGGTGCTGCGCAACATCGCCAGGACCTCCCCCTACTTCCACAACGGCGCCGTCAAGGATCTGCACGAAGCGGTGCGGATCATGAGTAAATACCAGATCGGCCACGAATTCAACAAAAAGCAGATCGAAGATGTCGTCGCCTTTTTGAAATCCCTCAGCGGGAAAATCGTGGACTACGGGTATTGAGAAGTGAAAGGAGCCCTAATGGAATACGATAGTTTAAAATCCCATTATAGATTTACGGAAGAAGAGGCGGCTATTCTCAAAGAGATGCAACCCAAAATGCGTCAAGTGGCCGATGAATTCATTGACGGGTTCTACAACTACATCTGGGGCTTTGGGAAAACGGCCGATTTCCTCAAAAATGACGAGATCATCGCCTATCATCGCAAAAAGATCAAAGAGTGGTTTCTCAATCTTTTTTGCGGGAAATACGACGTAGTCTACTTCACCGGCCTCTATAAAATCGGAGAGATCCACGTAAAGATCGGCTTGCCTACCCACTATGTCAACTCCGCGTTTACCTATGTGCGGACCTTCGTGCTGCAACATATCGAAGAGGATTTCAGCGACAAAGAACGGCATATCAAAGAGATTATGGCTGTCGAGAAGATCATCGATATGAATCTCGACGTGCTGACCAGCTCCTACCGTGAGGAG is a window of Nitratifractor salsuginis DSM 16511 DNA encoding:
- a CDS encoding SDR family oxidoreductase; its protein translation is MITGAYSGMGRVTAQYLAECGYRVYATSRDPERLRAEFEKSELSDPPRVVAMDLHSKSSVAQAVETILQENKGIDVLVNNAGYGLVATVEEAEEEEIIEQFQINLFGLLRVTRQVIPVMRRRQSGVIVNISSFLGRVGLPLLTFYNASKYAVEGVTDSLRLELAPAGIRVHSVMPGFFSTQFARKNLKVNAKIQSETSPYAPLSRQLAPRIVEEINHGNDPMEVAHAIRYLIETEEAPARVAVGEIAKKFLAMRRELNDAEYEQRVRDSYGF
- a CDS encoding helix-turn-helix transcriptional regulator, yielding MRSLFFGAQERRCLVSDLEKGPGRLIRRFDISNGLVCLEASLEGEENPGFCKAVSGIDRMLAFLFVFKGRLDLQERREARSLSLKAAESAIVLSSRQDLLVQSPAKHPMHAFALFVGDFFIRRYLTQNRREPIDRLYTRLAAGVPFELIHRRPVDALSEYLIRHIRASSRKSTLSNIATEHRALELLIHQLGMIEWEDPAELSEEERLITDRAKAVLLQRYTEALTIPELARLVRSNDFKLKRAFKKRFGTTIHSYVQSLRLKEANRLLRDRMMSVSEVARAVGYRHPGHFSALFFERFGIYPGDLLKNPFRDGEKSRL
- a CDS encoding cytochrome-c peroxidase yields the protein MKALLISLAIFAGIFSLPSFFPEKPLKVPSDEVLRQEALESGYRPIPKTRAGLMREVNGTYNPMTPAKIALGKKLFFDPILSRDRTVSCASCHILAEGGDDNRPAAIGYHGRINPHHLNSPTVLNAALEKYEFWDGRVHTVEEQAGGPIQAPFEMNLTPKEAVARLKKDPQYRQTFAKVFGKEGVTFHNIRMAIGAYERTLLTRGAFDEFLEGNTGALSPAAKRGLTLFMHKGCKGCHSGMSVGGQFVKRFPLRAYLSDYLGFEFTPKFHMKSSEFPFDNVGDFHGRGGRDFFRVPVLRNIARTSPYFHNGAVKDLHEAVRIMSKYQIGHEFNKKQIEDVVAFLKSLSGKIVDYGY
- a CDS encoding protoglobin domain-containing protein is translated as MEYDSLKSHYRFTEEEAAILKEMQPKMRQVADEFIDGFYNYIWGFGKTADFLKNDEIIAYHRKKIKEWFLNLFCGKYDVVYFTGLYKIGEIHVKIGLPTHYVNSAFTYVRTFVLQHIEEDFSDKERHIKEIMAVEKIIDMNLDVLTSSYREEELSKFLSMSKYEREILGWLKKFSSHINFFLAGALGIVAIFSIGLFLYDVYLLFTGDEGIEKGILSVLGSLLVLWAAIELIHEEIHHLQGRGFAIGAFIMLAMAALIRKILIYSLSPEKGEELMIIGLVTLGLALSYWLVGRKRL